From Triticum aestivum cultivar Chinese Spring chromosome 7B, IWGSC CS RefSeq v2.1, whole genome shotgun sequence:
aatgttaatgcatgtcaagaaatattatctcattggatttgtatttgaacatagttttcaaaaatataatgtttggtgatatgcgtgaacattttgttagtttaatctatgatcaaaatttggcacgaaataccaTGAAAATcaataaacccggatggaggtagTACCTCTTTACGTAATTTTAATAAACTATGGTTGTCTTTCCCAATGAGTAGGAAATTAGGGCCTATTTGgtttcaaataagtcaccaacttataagtcgaaaaatGAAAGAAGtaacttattttgccaaacagacccgacttataagtcaccccaacttataagtcataagttgctccacctcAATTTAAAACTTATAAGTAACCCCCTTTTGCATGGGTCCCATCACCTGTACGATGTTGATTGGTGTGGGAAAGTGTGTCAGGTGACTTATAAATTAGGTGACAACCAAACAAACATGACTCACtgattttaagtcacctgacttataagtcaggtgacttattgaaaCCAAACATGCCTTTAACCTGGTGTGCGGATCAGTGCcaggcgttggagatgccctgaaATCAATTCGTAGGACCACCTAGTTAGGTACAAAGAAATCAATTAGTATACTCTGCTCAGGCTCGGCCATGGGTACAGGATAAGATATAGTATAGGGAACAAAAAAGAGGCTCCATGGGCGATCGATGATCAAAAGCGCAAGGTGGCTTTCTCACGCGCTCTCTCCCGAATCCGATCCCATTTCGCCTCCCATCTCGTGGAGGAGGCGGAGACCCCGGTCGGACCGATCCCATTCGAGATCGATTTTAGCCGAAAAAAGCTGAGCGTGCTCCAGACAGTGACTCGCCGCACTGCCGAAGCTTGGAGCGGCttcgacgggggcggcggcgccgtgGGGCGAAATGGACGCGAGGTTCCCGTACTCGCCGGCCGAGGTGGCCAAGGCGCAGCTCCTGCAGTTCGGCATCCTCAGCCCGGATGAAATCGTAATACCTCTCAACCCCACCGCCGCCTCTGTTTAGTTTCTCTTCTCTCTGACTGGAGTTAGAGCTCGAGCTGGTTGGGTGGGCTTGTCTAGTTCTGAACTCTGGATGGGTGGATGAACGGAGAACGGTGCTGGATGTTAGCTTCAATCTGTGGTGTTGTTTGGGTAGCGAACTGGCCGAGTTTGATCTGACAAATAGATGTTGAAGCTGATACGTATACGTTGCAACTTACCAAAGGTTCTGAGTTCTGACAGTGATATGAGTATTCTTTGGTTCAGTCGGTGTTTTGCTAACTTGGGGACCTAGTTTAACTTTGAGCAGAATGCTTGGCTGTAAGTCCCTAGTTCGGTTTGAGTTAGAAGTTGTGCTCCCTGTAATACTACTGAAGTGAGATATTTGGTCAAGTTGAACTTCGCAGTTGTATTACATGTACATCAAAGTTTTGACCGATCTAGCAAAATGGCAATGTTCTCATTACTTGTGAGGTACTATCAGCTTGGCAGTTTGGTTGTGCTTAGCTGTTTGCACAGTTTGTGCATTATTACACATGATTTTACAGTGCTTTCGATTGGGTCATGTTCAGTTCAATACAAGTTTGAATAAGGCTACATGCATCTGGTTGCTGGTCTTACACTGTAGATTTGCACAGCGTTTCTATATTTTACAGTGCTTTCGACCGGGTCATATTCAGTTCAATAGAAGTTTGAATAAGGCTACATGCATCTGGTTGGTGGTTGCTGGTCTTACACTATGGATTTGCAGAGTGTTTCTAATAAGATGGATTTGAGAGGATTTAGTATTATGATTTATTTGGTTCAAATGACCATTGACCGTTGGACTGATGGTGGGAGGAGTGTCTCCTTAACTTGTCCATACGGAGTGCCCAAAGAATGTATAGCATTGTGGATGTAGGATCGAATTTGATAGATTTTGTGTTGCTTTGCTTCTTTGTAGAGACAAATGTCAGTGGCGGCAATAGAGCATGCAGAGACTATGGAGAGGGGAAAGGCGAAGCCTGGGGGTTTGGGTGACCCTCGTTTGGGTACTATTGAGGAGAAGATCAAGTGTGATACATGTATGGCTGGGATGGCTGAGTGCCCGGGCCACTTTGGCCACCTTGAGCTTGCAAAGCCAATGTTCCACATCGGCTTCATCAAGACTGTACTCTCCATAATGAGATGTGTGTGCTTCAACTGTTCCAAGATCCTGGCAGATGAGGAGGATACCAAGTTCAAGCAGGCTCTGAAAATCAGTAACCCAAAAAATAGATTAAGAAGAATATATGATGCTTGCAAGAGCAAAAAGACTTGTGCTGGGGGTGATGAACTTGAGGTTCAAGATGAGCAGGACACTGATGAGCCAGTAAAGAAAAGAGGTGGTTGTGGTGCTCAGCAGCCAAGTATCACAGTTGATGGTATGAAGATGGTTGCAGAGTTTGAAGCAACAAAGAAGAAAACTGATGATCAAGATCAACTCCCTGAACTAGTGGAGCGAAAGCAAATTCTCTCTGCCGAGAGGGTCCTTAATGTTCTCAAGCGTATAAGTCATGAGGACTGTCTTTTGTTGGGCCTGAATCCTAAATGCGCTCGTCCTGATTGGATGATACTGCAAGTCCTTCCGATTCCTCCACCTCACGTGAGACCATCTGTCACGATGGATACTTCCTCCAGTACTGAGGATGATTTGACTCGTCAATTAGCGACGATAATTCGACATAATGAGAATTTGAGGAGGCAAGAGAGAAATGGAGCCCCAGCTCACATTATAACAGAGTTTGCTCAGCTGTTGCAGTTTCACATTGCAACGTACTTCGGCGATGATCTTCCTGGACAACCAAGGGGCACTCAGCATTCTGGAAGGCCTATAAAGTCAATTTGCAGCAGGCTGAAAGCAAAAGAAGGTTGGATTAGAGGAAACTTAATGGGCAAGCGTGTTGATTTCTCAGCTCGTACTGTCGTCACACCAGATCCGAACATCAACATTGATCAATTGGGGGTGCCTTGGAGTATTGCTTTGAATCTGACATACCCAGAAACTGTCACTCCATATAACATCGAGAGGTTGAAAGAGCTAGTAGAATATGGGCCGCACCCTCCCCCAGGGAAGACTGGTGCAAAGTACATTATCAGGGAAGATGGTCAGAGAGTGGATCTTCGCTATGTGAAGAAAAGTAGTGATCAGCATTTGCAGCTGGGTTACAAGGTGGAAAGACACCTCAATGATGGAGATTTTGTCCTTTTCAACCGGCAACCAAGCCTTCACAAAATGTCTATCATGGGGCATCGTATTAAAATTATGCCCTGCTCAACTTTCCGCCTGAACTTGTCTGTCACATCACCGTACAATGCAGATTTTGATGCGGatgaaatgaatatgcatgttccTCAGTCATTCGAGACCACAGCTGTAGTTTTAGAGTTGATGATGGTTTCAAAATGCATTGTCTCACCTCAAGCGAATATACCTGCTATGGGTATTGTCCAGGACACACTTCTTGGGTGTCGAAAAATCACCGAAAGGGACACTCTTATTGAAAAGGATGTATTTATGAACATGTTAATGTGGTGGGAAGATTTTGATGGGAAGGTCCCTGCCCCTGCCATTTTGAAACCAAGGCCGATTTGGACTGGCAAACAAGTTTTCAACTTGATTATCCCCAAGCTAATCAATTCAATAAGTTTTTCAGCCTGGCATGCTGAAACAGAGTGTGGATTTATTACTCCTGGTGATACTATGGTCCGGATAGAGAAGGGAGAGCTTCTATCTGGCACACTTTGCAAAAAAACACTTGGGACATCAACTGGAAGTCTCATTCGTGTTATTTGGGAAGAGGCAGGGCCAGATGCTGCACTGAAGTTCTTGGGTCATACACAGTCGCTGGTCAACTACTGGCTTCTGCAAAACGGTTTCAGTATTGGTATTGGAGATGCAATTGCAGATGCAGATACTATGGAGAAGATTGATGAGACAATTGGAACAGCTAAGAATGATGTGAAGGAGCTTATTaagcaagcacaagagaagaactTGGAACCTGAGCCAGGACTCACAATGATGGAATCATTTGAAAACCGAGTAAATCAGATTCTCAGCAAGGCTTATGATGATGCTGGGAGTAGTGCTCAGAAGGGTTTGTCTGAGAGCAACAATTTGAAAGCCATGGTCACTGCAGGCTCGAATGGCAGTTTCACTAATATTTCACAAATGACCGCTTGTCTCGGGCAGCAGAAAATTGAGGGCAAGCGGATTCCGTTTGGTTTTGTTGATCGTACATTACCCCACTTCACGAAAGATGACTACGGCCCCGAAAGTCGTGGGTTTGTTGGGAACTCTTACCTTCGAGGTCTGACACCACAGGAGTTTTTCTTCCATGCTATGGTTAGTAGAGAAGGTTTGATTGATGCTGCTGTTAAAACTCCGAGACAGTATTCAGTGGAGGCCCGTGAAGGCCATGGaggacatcatggtgaaatatgaTGGTACTGTGTGAAATTCGCTGGATGATGTTATTCAATGCTTGTATGCATGCTGTTTGGATTGAATCACAGAAACTGGACACCCTGAAGATGAATAAGGCGGGTTCGATAATGTATTTGGTTATGAACTCGATGATGAGAACTGGAGGCCCACTTACATGTTGCCTGTCCATGTTTTTTTTccgagtttttttttttgagaatctttTTTTCCGAGTTGGAATCGTTGCTATTTATTCATGTTCCTCGGACATGCCCCAGATCAAAACATCCGTGATACAACCCACAGGCACATGAAGCCATGTCTTGTATAGATCATTGCAGCAATCTTCCTTCGCTAATCTGTGAGAAAGCACCATTTGCCGTGCGCCTAGCCCATTTCACCTCGATGGAGAGCAGCAGCTTCTTCGTTTCTTTACCTCCACTAGGGGACCGAGAGGAGGAAAATCCCTCTCCTCTCCCTTGAGCTTATTGCCCACCCCCCACACAGTCTGTGACTCCAGCACTAGCTTCTGGACACCCATCTCGATGGCCAGGATCACGGCACGCCGGCACATGTTGATCAtttgaagaccattcctgaattcAGAAATGTGTTTGAGGCACAGGTTCAGAGATTAGAAGCTGACAGATTACGCTTGGGACTGAAGATGAATAAGGCCTATGCGTGTCCACCTCAAGCGGCTTATCTTTTTCTTTTGAAAGGAAATAATTAATCtatagctatatatatatatatatatatatatatatatatatatatttcatgccaaatatagtgctaatcacataataacacacaaataatatcatatttaatatccacatgcacttaatatacttccaaattaacgtgcattgcacgtacacattgactagtatcGCAAAGATACCAATTACATCCGGTCTTTGCACCTAAAAGATGTTGTAAAAACACCCAGGATACACTCAACCAAAGATAAACattaaaaagaaaggaaaaaaaaacaaagatTCTCTCGACAGCCACACAAAAACCACCACAGAGTACAACACCCGAAAAATATAAAGAAGTCTTCAAAAGCAATGCCCCCAAGAAGGAAATAATGCACAAGCGCTCTCATTGCCCGATCcaagatcttaggttttcaccctgaagaagtCCGAGCTCTCAAAACAATTCCTTCAGCAAGGCAATTGCCAGGTACAACGAATGAAGGCCAGACCTTAGGTTTTCACCCTCAAAATCCCGGCTTGGCACCCGAGGAGCATCACCAAAAATGAATATGTCCCGTGTTGCCACCCCCACTTGACACTACTGCTCCTAAGACTTATCAAACACCTGCCTGACTCCATCGCCTCGAAGGCCCTGTCTGTCTAACTAGTCCTCCGATGCCCGTCTAACTGGTCCTCCGATCTCAGCCACCATGACCTTCTCCACAGATGTCTGTACCATAGAAATCGAGAAGCCGACATGTCCCATGGTGCCAATAAATAACAGAGCTTTGTGTCACGCCCTCATGGAACTTCGTAGGCTGAAATGGATGTGCCCGACCGAATTCTATCCGATCCAGATATCTTGGGCAAGATCTCCAACAACAGTTTCGGAACACGTCGATGACTAGATCGAGGAGGACCAATCATACAAGATGTTGTCGTGATGCGATAGGAGTATGAGAACTGACACCTTTATTCACGGCAGCAGACCCCCACACCGCCTTGATCCTGCTCGCCGCCGTCCGACCGCAGCCATGGGCCGAGCTCCACCAACCCACCCAGATCCAGGCCAGGGGGGGGGGGTCGACAGTGCCAGTCGTCGCTGCATACCAGGGCGCACCGCTGGGCAAAGCTCACCCCATCACGCCCGGACAGGAGCCGCGCCGACGCCGGAGCCTGGCAGCACCACGCCACCAGGAACCCGCCGGATCGGAGCCGTGCTGCCGCTAGGGATGTAGGGGAGCCGCGCCAAGGAAAGGCCCCGCCGTCGGCGGCACTGCCCGAGCTTCGCCCGTCAGAGACCCACGACGGCGGTGAGGGGGAGGGGAGGGCCGGTGGTCGGCGGGGTGAGGGTTCCCCCAAGTCGCCTCTGCTAGGGACGCGGGGGTCGGGCTACTCTTGTTTGTCCGCCTGTTGACCCTCCTCAAGTTTCAAGATTGATTTgtggttaatttgataaatgctaCTCGAATTCTCGTGATTCCGAGGAACGCCACTGTAATtaccaaactttaaaaaatgcaagCAAAATTTGGTAATTACAGTGGCGTTCCTCGGAATCATGAGAATTCGAGTGGCTTTTATAAAGTTAATCCATTGATTTATTGAGACCTTCTGACCTGGACCCAGTGGAAAAGAAGCGCCAAGTGGTGGTATCTTGGTTTAGTAGGACACTCATCGGGGACATTTATTTGCTCGCCCCGTCCAGATTTCTCACAAGAAGCGAGCATCCATCCATTAGAAAGAGATCAAGAGATCACTCTATCgaactacttcctccgtttcaaaatagatgacccaactttgtactaactgacccaactttgtactaaagttagtacaaagttgggtcatctattttggaacggaggttaCCGAAGTATCAACATTGTTTACACTGCGCTATCACGCCACGCGTGCACTGGTCGATGTGTATGTATGCTCTTAATATGATATCGGATAGGTAATGCAACATATAAATCCCATGCTGATGTGATGTGTTCAAGCGCCCACTACCACCATGCATGTTGGTTTGTTAATGCAGCTTTAGGCCTTTAACTCAAAGCTTCCGTTACTGAAGTATAGTGATCTAAAGGATTTTATAGTTCTTTACAGAGAAAGTACTTAACTAGACCACACACACAGTGATGCATCCATCTTGCTGCAgattagaaaggaaaaaaagaCATGGCTGATCAGATGATTAATGGAGCTGGTTACTAAAGTATGTGTGTGAACAGATCTGGTTGATAGTACCTCGGCATCTTAATTAATGAGTTAACTATTCCCTGAAGTATATAGCACAAAACAACATCAAAACTATTGGCATACATATGCTTTTGACCTAAACTCAACCCATGATTCAGGCCCAAAAGATTCTACACAGTGAGAGTataatttttctccatttttgGAGAAATATATATGAACTCTCGCTCCTTATAAAAGCTCTAGACCTGATGCATGGTTTGGTTTGGACCCAAATCAAATATTTTGGAGGCATGCGTGCAAGTGCAAAAACGAACAGTGCACCCTCCACTCATTCATCAACGATCCCTTCCATGATCCAATTACAGCAGTGCTATACACACGACACGAGCCAGACGATTCATGCACGATACTCAAATCCAGCCGGACATGCACAGGATTTAGAAAGGCACTGGCCGCTGGATTAGCACGTCGTGCAAAGATCGTGCAGCAGTATCGTGTGGGTAGTAGTTTCGATCCAATTATACTCATGGACAGATGCTGCATACTTGTGCATGATTAGAATGAAAGGATAATTCATCACTAATGCAAAGGAATCTTTTTGTTTATTCATATTTTGGAAGCGAGAGGGATTTTTCCATTGGCATGATatgaatcactagtagaaaacagggttttGGTTGAGACCTGGGCAAGGGCATTAATCCCGGTTTACTCAGGGCGCCAcccgggcctcgggggccattggtcccggttcgtctgacccctttggtcccggttccagacacaaatcgggaccaatgggcctcgctctttGTCCAAACTTCATTtttctcaagatttgtctaggtttggcggttcGTCCTGTCCCGTCCCCGTTCTCATCGCCGtcaatcgcccgcgccgatctcgtcgccggcaccaccgtggtgagcctcttgtttttatattcttttaaaaagaaaagaaaaatcttacttgtatggtTTAGATAGATAGTTGTATAATtttattacttttattattgtttgttattatatagtgcgatggttttggtatccgcccccgtcggccctcgttctgtctatgattcggatgtggtatatattatcttttataactatttgtttgaTTTAgcgtttatgacaattatgccgaccaacatgacatagatgtttttatctcGGAGGTATGTGAATcagaaattccaaccaaccctctTATCGAGAGGTTAAATTGAGTTGaaaaaaaacaattacttgaagaaaaaattgaaaagaattgaggaggagaaaatgaaattggagttgcatgttgtggatatCGTCAATGATCACaaaatcaagatggatgcaatgcgcttgaagattagaaagattagaaaatatgccattcatactgatgcttggtatcattatgccgttggatcgactgttaccttagttgcgattatgatcgcatttgttgttgcattgaaatgttttacatagtttcaatgcatggtttaattagatgctctatatagctatatgttgttcaatgagaactatgtatgaactttatgtatttattttttcagtaataacatttgatcactactgtactttggttttaatgtgatgatgaacttctattaatttggtcacttctctattcatgatgttctgtaatggtttttgacacacttaattaaatataatgcacgtagatgaaccggcaatagATGTACGGTGACAGATGCACCTCCGAGTAccttaagggcgtgcataattttctcgaagtggatgaggcaaacaagaagaatgaTTTTAtttgttgtccatgccctatctatggaaatacgaagtcttactctgactcgaaacccttcacatccacctgcttgagaagagtttcatgccacactataatgtttggaccaagcatggagaaaaaggggttatgatggaagacaacaaagaagaggaggatgatgacaactatccgccccctgaatacggtgatgcttgatacgtctccgtcgtatatataattttttattgtttcatgccaatattattcaactttcatatacttttgacaactttttatactattttttgggactaacatattgatccagtgcccagtgccagttcatgtttgttgcatgttttatgtttcacagaaaaccaatatcaaacggaatccaaacgggataaaaatggacggagaattattttggaatatttggaatttTCCGGagaaagaatcaacgcgaaacagtgtccgaggtggccatgagacagggggcgcgccccctacccctgggcgccctgggctctcgtgggccacccgtaaggcggttgaggctttacttttgccgcaagaaagctaattttatgagaaaaatctgggcgaaagattcaccccaatcggagttacggatctccagatataaaggcaacgcagagaacgcagaaacagagagatagatccaatctcggaggggctctcgcccctcccaagccatgggagccaatgaccagaggggaaacccttctcccatctagggaggaggtcaaggaagaagaagaagggggcctctctcccctcgcttccggtggcgccggaacgctgccaggggccgtcatcatcaccgcgatcttcaccaacaccgccgtcatcttcaccaacatctccatcatcttcccccttctatatccagcggtccactctcccgcaacccgctgtaccctacttgaacatggtgttttatgcttcatattattatccaatgatgtgttgccaccctatgatgtctaagtagatttctattgtcctaccggtgattgatgaattgctatgattggtttgagttgcatgttttattattggtgctgtcctatggtgccctccgtgtcgcgcaagcgtgagggattcccgctgtagggtgttgcaatgcgttcatgattcgcttacagtgggttgcgtgagtgactgaaacacaaacccgagtaagtaggttgttgcgtatgggataaagaggacttgatgctttaatgctatggttgggttttaccttaatgaatctttagtagttgcggatgcttgctagggttccaatcataagtgcatatgatccaagtagagaaagtatgttagcttatgcctctccccaaaaagaattgcaatagtgattaccggtctagtaacatagtcaattgcttagggacaattccacaactcctaccaccacttttccacactcgctatatttactttattgcatctttatttaaacaacccctagcttttatttatgtgctctttattatcttgcaaacctctcctatcacacctacaaagttcttctagtttcattcttgttctaggtaagtgaacgtcaagcatgcgtagagttgtatcggtggtcgatagaacttgagggaatatttattctacctttagctcctcgttgggttctacactcttacttatcgaaaactgttgcgataccctacacttgtgggttatcaatgctgcaacgggggaagctgaagatcaagaggatccagacgat
This genomic window contains:
- the LOC123155571 gene encoding DNA-directed RNA polymerase II subunit RPB1, coding for MDARFPYSPAEVAKAQLLQFGILSPDEIRQMSVAAIEHAETMERGKAKPGGLGDPRLGTIEEKIKCDTCMAGMAECPGHFGHLELAKPMFHIGFIKTVLSIMRCVCFNCSKILADEEDTKFKQALKISNPKNRLRRIYDACKSKKTCAGGDELEVQDEQDTDEPVKKRGGCGAQQPSITVDGMKMVAEFEATKKKTDDQDQLPELVERKQILSAERVLNVLKRISHEDCLLLGLNPKCARPDWMILQVLPIPPPHVRPSVTMDTSSSTEDDLTRQLATIIRHNENLRRQERNGAPAHIITEFAQLLQFHIATYFGDDLPGQPRGTQHSGRPIKSICSRLKAKEGWIRGNLMGKRVDFSARTVVTPDPNINIDQLGVPWSIALNLTYPETVTPYNIERLKELVEYGPHPPPGKTGAKYIIREDGQRVDLRYVKKSSDQHLQLGYKVERHLNDGDFVLFNRQPSLHKMSIMGHRIKIMPCSTFRLNLSVTSPYNADFDADEMNMHVPQSFETTAVVLELMMVSKCIVSPQANIPAMGIVQDTLLGCRKITERDTLIEKDVFMNMLMWWEDFDGKVPAPAILKPRPIWTGKQVFNLIIPKLINSISFSAWHAETECGFITPGDTMVRIEKGELLSGTLCKKTLGTSTGSLIRVIWEEAGPDAALKFLGHTQSLVNYWLLQNGFSIGIGDAIADADTMEKIDETIGTAKNDVKELIKQAQEKNLEPEPGLTMMESFENRVNQILSKAYDDAGSSAQKGLSESNNLKAMVTAGSNGSFTNISQMTACLGQQKIEGKRIPFGFVDRTLPHFTKDDYGPESRGFVGNSYLRGLTPQEFFFHAMVSREGLIDAAVKTPRQYSVEAREGHGGHHGEI